The following proteins come from a genomic window of Deltaproteobacteria bacterium:
- a CDS encoding phosphatidylinositol-specific phospholipase C1-like protein encodes MRARVLAVLFALAAAAPAAADLRRPLSGCGGYPQRLAVLADLEAVPAPGSRNFRRDYLRAFQRRVLARKLEPLHDCLRLDEIQVIGSHNSYHRRPHEPLFSTLASFIPLIGTAWDYEHPPLDLQFGVEGVRQIELDVFADPEGGRYASRLGPAAVGLPTASGVPALDQPGMKVLHVQDLDFETTCYTLRACLETVVAWSDANPRHLPILILLELKDERVEPDFGWVVPIPFGPEEMDDLDAEIRAVVPRHKLVTPDDVRGRRATLDEAIRRDGWPALGRLRGTLLFAMDNGGSKRAIYTDGRPSAEGRVLFPNAVEGAPDAAFIKLNDPIGDFARIQAAVAAGYLVRTRADADTVEARLGDTGPRDAALASGAQFVSTDYPEPDPRFGTGYEVSFPGETVARCNPVSAPRGCAAVWLE; translated from the coding sequence ATGCGCGCGCGCGTGCTCGCCGTCCTGTTCGCCCTCGCCGCCGCCGCGCCGGCGGCGGCCGACCTGCGCCGCCCCCTGTCCGGCTGCGGCGGCTACCCGCAGCGCCTCGCCGTGCTCGCCGACCTCGAGGCCGTGCCCGCGCCCGGCTCCCGCAACTTCCGCCGCGACTACCTGCGCGCCTTCCAGCGCCGGGTGCTGGCGCGCAAGCTCGAGCCCCTGCACGACTGCCTCCGCCTCGACGAGATCCAGGTGATCGGCTCGCACAACAGCTATCACCGGCGCCCGCACGAGCCGCTCTTCTCGACGCTCGCGAGCTTCATTCCCCTGATCGGGACCGCGTGGGACTACGAGCACCCGCCGCTCGACCTGCAGTTCGGCGTCGAGGGCGTGCGGCAGATCGAGCTCGACGTCTTCGCGGACCCCGAGGGCGGCCGCTACGCGAGCCGGCTCGGCCCGGCGGCCGTGGGCCTGCCGACCGCATCCGGTGTTCCCGCGCTCGACCAGCCCGGGATGAAGGTGCTGCACGTGCAGGATCTCGACTTCGAGACCACCTGCTACACGCTGCGCGCGTGCCTGGAAACCGTCGTGGCGTGGTCGGACGCGAACCCGCGCCACCTGCCGATCCTGATCCTGCTCGAGCTCAAGGACGAGCGCGTCGAGCCCGACTTCGGGTGGGTCGTCCCGATCCCCTTCGGCCCCGAGGAGATGGACGACCTCGACGCCGAGATCCGCGCCGTGGTCCCCCGCCACAAGCTGGTGACGCCGGACGACGTGCGCGGCCGGCGCGCCACCCTCGACGAGGCGATCCGCCGCGACGGCTGGCCCGCGCTCGGCCGCCTGCGCGGCACGCTGCTCTTCGCGATGGACAACGGGGGAAGCAAGCGCGCGATCTACACCGACGGGCGCCCCTCGGCCGAGGGCCGCGTGCTGTTCCCGAACGCCGTCGAGGGCGCGCCCGACGCCGCCTTCATCAAGCTCAACGACCCGATCGGCGACTTCGCCCGCATCCAGGCCGCCGTCGCCGCCGGCTACCTGGTGCGCACCCGCGCCGACGCCGACACCGTCGAGGCCCGGCTCGGCGACACCGGCCCGCGCGACGCCGCGCTCGCCAGCGGCGCCCAGTTCGTGAGCACCGACTACCCGGAGCCGGATCCCCGCTTCGGCACCGGCTACGAGGTCTCGTTCCCGGGCGAAACGGTCGCACGCTGCAATCCGGTGAGCGCGCCGCGCGGCTGCGCGGCGGTCTGGCTCGAGTAG
- a CDS encoding glycosyltransferase: MRIAIVGAFPFPLPQGSQVYCAEQARALQAAGAEVELLVYGSGAGALPAAARGLAITRVPRALSPRRLGSGPHAAKPLADLVLAAILLRAHRRRRFDAVLAHNAEAALAALAVRPLLRRPVAYVAHTLWRHELASHAPGPLATRLAVPLAELGAGLDALVARRCDAVLALAPAAGRALAPHAHGPLAVIPPMLEPAPDPAPRAVAGACARHGLEPGRFALYAGNLDAYQALATLAAVARRMRAPIVVATHATGVAPAPLRTVHAADAAVTRLLTFGAGVAVLPRRAPGGFPVKLLNYLEARRAVVARRGIAAGLVHGESACLLPDDAGPAVWAEAIDALLDDPSRAARLGAGGRAALERGHDPDALARATLGLLARAGARP, from the coding sequence GTGCGGATCGCGATCGTCGGCGCGTTCCCCTTCCCGCTGCCCCAGGGCTCGCAGGTCTACTGCGCGGAGCAGGCCCGCGCGCTGCAGGCTGCCGGCGCCGAGGTCGAGCTGCTCGTCTACGGCAGCGGGGCCGGCGCGCTGCCGGCGGCGGCGCGAGGGCTTGCGATCACGCGCGTGCCGCGCGCGCTCTCGCCCCGCCGGCTCGGCTCGGGCCCGCACGCGGCGAAGCCGCTCGCGGACCTGGTCCTCGCCGCGATCCTGCTGCGCGCCCACCGGCGCCGGCGCTTCGACGCCGTGCTCGCGCACAACGCCGAGGCGGCGCTCGCGGCGCTGGCGGTGCGGCCGCTGCTCCGGCGCCCGGTCGCCTACGTCGCCCACACGCTCTGGCGCCACGAGCTCGCGAGCCATGCGCCGGGCCCGCTCGCGACGCGGCTCGCCGTGCCGCTCGCGGAGCTCGGCGCGGGGCTCGACGCGCTGGTGGCGCGCCGTTGTGACGCCGTCCTCGCGCTCGCGCCGGCCGCAGGACGGGCCCTCGCTCCGCACGCGCACGGGCCCCTGGCCGTGATCCCGCCGATGCTCGAGCCGGCTCCCGATCCCGCTCCCCGCGCCGTCGCCGGGGCCTGCGCCCGCCACGGGCTCGAGCCCGGCCGCTTCGCGCTCTACGCGGGCAACCTCGACGCCTACCAGGCGCTCGCCACGCTGGCCGCCGTGGCGCGCAGGATGCGCGCGCCGATCGTGGTCGCGACGCACGCCACGGGCGTCGCGCCCGCACCCCTGCGCACGGTCCACGCCGCCGACGCGGCCGTGACGCGGCTCCTGACCTTCGGCGCGGGCGTGGCGGTGCTGCCGCGCCGCGCGCCGGGCGGCTTCCCGGTGAAGCTGCTCAACTACCTCGAAGCGCGCCGTGCGGTCGTCGCGCGGCGCGGCATCGCGGCGGGGCTCGTGCACGGGGAGTCCGCCTGCCTCCTGCCCGACGACGCGGGTCCGGCGGTCTGGGCCGAGGCCATCGACGCGCTGCTCGACGACCCCTCCCGCGCCGCCCGGCTGGGGGCCGGCGGGCGCGCGGCGCTCGAGCGCGGGCACGATCCGGACGCGCTCGCGCGCGCGACGCTCGGCCTGCTCGCGCGCGCGGGCGCACGCCCGTGA
- a CDS encoding methyltransferase: MTTRSVSWLAAAILLAAAPALAASEVPPAATAAKLRQAIDAPQRAPENRARDGWRHPQETLLFFGIEPTMRVLELWPGGGAWYTEILAGFLAPDGRLTVTNFDPEGPADAYATRAAKALADKLAGDPARFGAVEVVTIDPPSKLVLGAADHYDLVLTFRNNHTWINGGYQDAVYEEAFRVLKPGGVMGVVQHRAAEGADPALSAKTGYVPESEVIAAAERAGFELAGRSEVNANPKDTRDHPEGVWTLPPTYRLGEQDRAKYQAIGESDRMTLRFVKPRAKPAP, translated from the coding sequence GTGACGACCCGCTCCGTCTCCTGGCTCGCCGCCGCCATCCTGCTCGCCGCCGCGCCCGCGCTGGCCGCGAGCGAGGTGCCGCCCGCCGCCACCGCCGCGAAGCTGCGCCAGGCGATCGACGCGCCGCAGCGCGCGCCCGAGAACCGCGCTCGCGACGGCTGGCGCCATCCGCAGGAGACCCTGCTCTTCTTCGGGATCGAGCCCACCATGCGCGTGCTCGAGCTCTGGCCAGGCGGCGGCGCCTGGTACACCGAGATCCTCGCCGGGTTCCTGGCGCCCGACGGGCGGCTCACCGTCACGAACTTCGACCCGGAGGGCCCGGCGGACGCGTACGCGACGCGCGCGGCGAAGGCCCTGGCCGACAAGCTCGCCGGCGATCCGGCCCGCTTCGGCGCCGTCGAGGTGGTCACGATCGACCCGCCGTCGAAGCTCGTTCTCGGTGCGGCCGATCACTACGACCTCGTCCTGACCTTCCGCAACAACCACACCTGGATCAACGGCGGCTACCAGGATGCGGTGTACGAGGAGGCCTTCCGGGTGCTGAAGCCGGGCGGGGTGATGGGCGTCGTGCAGCACCGGGCCGCGGAGGGCGCCGATCCGGCGTTGTCGGCGAAGACCGGCTACGTGCCGGAGTCCGAGGTGATCGCCGCGGCGGAGCGCGCCGGCTTCGAGCTGGCCGGCCGCTCCGAGGTCAACGCGAACCCGAAGGACACCCGGGACCACCCGGAGGGGGTCTGGACCCTCCCGCCGACCTACCGCCTCGGCGAGCAGGACCGCGCGAAGTACCAGGCCATCGGCGAGAGCGACCGCATGACCCTGCGCTTCGTCAAGCCGCGGGCGAAGCCGGCGCCCTGA
- a CDS encoding carboxymuconolactone decarboxylase family protein: MRLDKPRLAPLPDAEIDPETRERFGSGPLLNIFRTLAHHPKLMKRWLVFGNHVLARSTLAPRERELAILRIGWLCRSGYEWGQHAVIARQSGVSEAEIERVADGPGAPGWSDADRTLLRAVDELRADAFVSDPTWAALGNHFSTQQVLDLVFAVGQYQLVSMALNTLGVQPDSPELPTLPVR; this comes from the coding sequence ATGCGCCTCGACAAGCCGCGGCTCGCGCCGCTCCCCGACGCCGAGATCGACCCCGAGACCCGCGAGCGCTTCGGCTCCGGGCCGCTGCTGAACATCTTCCGCACCCTCGCCCATCATCCGAAGCTGATGAAGCGCTGGCTGGTGTTCGGCAACCACGTGCTGGCGCGCTCGACGCTGGCGCCGCGCGAGCGCGAGCTCGCGATCCTGCGCATCGGCTGGCTGTGCCGCTCGGGCTACGAGTGGGGGCAGCACGCCGTGATCGCGCGCCAGTCTGGCGTCTCCGAGGCCGAGATCGAGCGCGTGGCCGACGGCCCCGGCGCGCCGGGCTGGAGCGACGCCGATCGCACGCTGCTCCGCGCCGTCGACGAGCTGCGCGCCGACGCCTTCGTCTCGGACCCGACCTGGGCGGCGCTCGGGAACCACTTCTCGACCCAGCAGGTCCTCGACCTCGTCTTCGCGGTCGGCCAGTACCAGCTCGTGTCGATGGCGCTCAACACCCTCGGCGTGCAGCCGGACTCGCCCGAGCTGCCGACCCTGCCGGTGCGCTGA
- a CDS encoding efflux RND transporter periplasmic adaptor subunit, with product MRRGHRRAGLAAAALAVLVAGCSGGEQAQAPPPPEVVVATARLGVVPDRREYVGNVRSANRIEVRARVRGYLLAQRFTDGQRIAEGDVLFEIDPSTYLAALGEAKGELARANAAATRARRDFTRAQELFDAKVVSVSVLDQRRAERDSALADVEAAAAAVHTAELSVSYCTVRAPIAGRIGRALVDVGNLVGESGQDTVLAEIVQIDPIHVYFAPTELERLEVQRGAREGRIPSERTGTIPIRIRLGDGTPYPHEGVVDYVDPTVEPTRGTITVRALVPNPDGVLKPGEFVRVIAVFPDIHDAVLVPQRAVLDQQAGQYVLVVKDDDTVEQRSVQIGGVHDGMQQIREGLAAGERVIADGVQKVRPGERVTSKPLAAPAPGG from the coding sequence ATGAGGAGAGGGCACAGGCGCGCGGGGCTCGCGGCCGCGGCACTCGCCGTCCTCGTGGCCGGCTGCAGCGGGGGTGAGCAGGCGCAGGCCCCTCCGCCGCCGGAGGTCGTGGTGGCCACGGCGCGGCTCGGGGTGGTTCCCGATCGGCGCGAGTACGTGGGCAACGTGCGCTCCGCCAACCGCATCGAGGTGCGTGCGCGCGTGCGCGGCTACCTGCTGGCGCAGCGCTTCACGGACGGCCAGCGCATCGCCGAGGGCGACGTGCTCTTCGAGATCGATCCGAGCACCTACCTGGCTGCGCTCGGGGAGGCGAAGGGCGAGCTCGCCCGCGCGAACGCCGCAGCGACCCGGGCCCGGCGCGACTTCACGCGCGCCCAGGAGCTCTTCGACGCGAAGGTGGTGAGCGTGTCGGTGCTCGACCAGCGCCGCGCCGAGCGCGATTCGGCGCTCGCCGACGTCGAGGCCGCCGCAGCCGCCGTGCACACGGCCGAGCTCAGCGTCTCGTACTGCACGGTGCGCGCCCCGATCGCCGGCCGCATCGGCCGCGCGCTGGTCGACGTCGGGAACCTGGTCGGGGAGTCCGGGCAGGACACCGTGCTGGCCGAGATCGTGCAGATCGACCCGATCCACGTCTACTTCGCGCCCACGGAGCTCGAGCGGCTCGAGGTCCAACGCGGCGCGCGGGAGGGCCGCATCCCGAGTGAGCGCACCGGCACGATCCCGATCCGGATCCGGCTCGGCGACGGCACCCCGTACCCGCACGAAGGCGTGGTCGACTACGTCGACCCGACCGTCGAGCCGACGCGCGGCACGATCACCGTGCGCGCGCTGGTGCCGAACCCGGACGGCGTGCTCAAGCCCGGCGAGTTCGTGCGCGTGATCGCGGTCTTCCCGGACATCCACGACGCGGTGCTGGTGCCACAGCGCGCGGTCCTCGACCAGCAGGCCGGCCAGTACGTGCTGGTCGTGAAGGACGACGACACCGTCGAGCAGCGCTCCGTCCAGATCGGCGGGGTCCACGACGGCATGCAGCAGATCCGTGAGGGCCTCGCTGCGGGCGAGCGCGTGATCGCCGATGGGGTGCAGAAGGTGCGTCCCGGGGAGAGGGTGACGTCGAAGCCGCTCGCGGCGCCGGCGCCGGGCGGGTGA
- a CDS encoding multidrug efflux RND transporter permease subunit: MTAPHEPPRPEAAPAPRAPGFVAFFIDRPIFAAVVAILITLAGAISIPLLPVSQFPPIVPPTVQVSASYTGASADVVERTLTLPIEEQVNGAEGMLYMSSTSANDGSMGLTVTFELGRDADIATVNVNNRVTVAEPRLPEEVRRLGITVRKQSPDLTMVVNLVSPDRSRDALFLSNYALINLVDPLKRVPGVGEVSLFGERRFAMRVWLDPERLAKLGLDATDVVTAVREQNVQIAAGRAGAPPAPESQQLDIPLQTRGRLTTEEEFRAIVIRAEPDGSLLRLGDVARVELGAQSYAGFTRLSGQPTISMGVFQLPEANALDVSAAVRAELARIAERFPAGVDWRVRYDPTEFVAESIDEVARTLLEAMALVFFVVWIFLHDWRTTLIPAVTIPVSLVGTFAVLNAIGLSINTITLFALVLAIGLVVDDAIVVVENVARLMAAGVPRREAVGRSMGEVTSAIVASTLVLGAVFVPVAFLPGTTGLLLRQFGITVTCAVLISLLNALTLSPALCALVMRAHGEEKNALFRGFERGFGAVLRRYDRGVRALFPRRLLVLGVFGALVLGTALLFRAMPTGFLPDEDQGYFITSFQLPDGASLDRTLALAKQVEEVLLGTPGIVATNLFGGFDALTGTFPPNIGSVFVSLAPWDERGKQGQSLEAIFAAVRPKLAAIPGARIFALNPAPIRGLSRTGGFEFQLQDRGGGPLPELAAVAQRIVDAGNAAPELQNLFTTFRPTVPQVFVDLDRAKARTLGVGITDVFQTLQIYMGGLYVNDFDRFGRLFRVYAQAEPDLRARPEDVKRLWVRSERGEMVPLSTLVRLERITGPRDIPHYNVFRAAKIQGEPAPGYSSGQALDRMEAIAHELMPPTMSFEWTGTAFQERQAGREAQIILALSLLVVFLFLAAQYESWTLPLVIMLVVPLAFLGALGAQALRGLANDLYCQIGLVTLIGLASKNSILIVEFAKRRREEGLSLVDAAREAAETRFRPVVMTAFAFILGVVPLVVAGGAGSAARRSLGTAVFGGMLVATLLSLVLVPALYVLVQGAAEWLRRRPGREDPAEHRA, translated from the coding sequence GTGACCGCGCCGCACGAACCCCCGCGCCCCGAAGCCGCCCCTGCGCCGCGCGCTCCCGGCTTCGTCGCCTTCTTCATCGACCGGCCGATCTTCGCCGCGGTGGTGGCGATCCTGATCACGCTGGCCGGCGCGATCTCGATCCCCCTGCTGCCGGTCTCGCAGTTCCCGCCGATCGTACCGCCCACCGTGCAGGTCTCCGCGAGCTACACGGGGGCCAGCGCCGACGTGGTGGAACGCACCCTGACCCTCCCCATCGAGGAGCAGGTGAACGGCGCCGAAGGCATGCTCTACATGAGCTCGACCAGCGCCAACGACGGGTCGATGGGGCTCACCGTCACCTTCGAGCTCGGCCGGGACGCCGACATCGCCACCGTCAACGTGAACAACCGCGTGACGGTGGCCGAGCCGCGCCTGCCCGAGGAGGTCCGGCGCCTCGGCATCACCGTGCGCAAGCAGTCGCCCGACCTGACGATGGTCGTGAACCTGGTCTCGCCGGACCGATCGCGCGACGCGCTCTTCCTCTCGAACTACGCGCTGATCAACCTGGTCGACCCGCTCAAGCGCGTACCGGGAGTGGGCGAGGTGTCGCTCTTCGGCGAGCGCCGCTTCGCGATGCGCGTGTGGCTCGACCCCGAGCGGCTCGCCAAGCTCGGCCTCGACGCCACCGACGTCGTCACCGCGGTGCGCGAGCAGAACGTGCAGATCGCCGCCGGCCGGGCCGGCGCGCCGCCCGCCCCCGAGAGCCAGCAGCTCGACATCCCGCTCCAGACCCGGGGCCGGCTCACCACCGAGGAGGAGTTCCGCGCCATCGTGATCCGCGCGGAGCCGGACGGCTCGCTGCTCCGGCTCGGCGACGTCGCGCGGGTCGAGCTCGGCGCGCAGAGCTACGCGGGCTTCACGCGCCTCTCGGGCCAGCCCACCATCTCGATGGGCGTGTTCCAGCTCCCGGAGGCCAACGCGCTCGACGTGTCGGCCGCCGTACGCGCCGAGCTCGCGCGCATCGCCGAGCGCTTCCCGGCCGGGGTCGACTGGCGGGTGCGCTACGACCCGACCGAGTTCGTCGCCGAGTCGATCGACGAGGTGGCACGCACGCTCCTCGAGGCGATGGCGCTGGTGTTCTTCGTGGTGTGGATCTTCCTCCACGACTGGCGCACCACGCTGATCCCGGCCGTCACGATCCCCGTCTCGCTGGTCGGCACCTTCGCGGTCCTGAACGCGATCGGGCTCTCGATCAACACGATCACGCTCTTCGCGCTGGTGCTCGCGATCGGGCTCGTGGTGGACGACGCGATCGTGGTGGTGGAGAACGTGGCGCGGCTGATGGCGGCCGGGGTCCCGCGCCGCGAGGCGGTGGGACGATCGATGGGCGAGGTGACCAGCGCGATCGTGGCGTCGACGCTGGTGCTCGGGGCCGTCTTCGTGCCGGTGGCGTTCCTGCCCGGCACCACGGGCCTCCTGCTGCGCCAGTTCGGGATCACCGTCACCTGCGCGGTGCTGATCTCGCTGCTCAACGCGCTGACGCTCTCGCCGGCCCTGTGCGCGCTGGTGATGCGCGCGCACGGCGAGGAGAAGAACGCCCTGTTCCGCGGCTTCGAGCGCGGCTTCGGGGCGGTGCTGCGCCGCTACGATCGCGGCGTGCGCGCGCTCTTCCCGCGCCGGCTGCTGGTGCTGGGTGTGTTCGGCGCGCTGGTCCTCGGAACCGCGCTGCTCTTCCGCGCGATGCCCACCGGCTTCCTGCCCGACGAGGACCAGGGCTACTTCATCACGAGCTTCCAGCTCCCGGACGGCGCCTCGCTCGACCGTACGCTGGCCCTCGCGAAGCAGGTGGAGGAGGTCCTGCTCGGCACGCCCGGCATCGTCGCCACCAACCTGTTCGGCGGCTTCGATGCCCTGACCGGCACCTTCCCGCCCAACATCGGCTCGGTGTTCGTGTCGCTCGCGCCGTGGGACGAGCGCGGCAAGCAGGGCCAGTCGCTCGAGGCGATCTTCGCCGCGGTGCGCCCGAAGCTCGCCGCGATCCCGGGCGCGCGGATCTTCGCGCTGAACCCGGCGCCGATCCGCGGCCTCTCGCGCACGGGCGGCTTCGAGTTCCAGCTCCAGGACCGCGGCGGCGGGCCGCTGCCGGAGCTGGCCGCCGTCGCGCAGCGGATCGTCGACGCGGGCAACGCGGCGCCGGAGCTCCAGAACCTGTTCACGACCTTCCGGCCCACCGTGCCCCAGGTGTTCGTCGACCTCGACCGCGCCAAGGCCCGGACGCTCGGCGTCGGTATCACCGACGTCTTCCAGACGCTCCAGATCTACATGGGCGGGCTCTACGTGAACGACTTCGACCGCTTCGGCCGCCTGTTCCGGGTGTACGCCCAGGCCGAGCCCGACCTGCGCGCTCGCCCCGAGGACGTGAAGCGCCTGTGGGTGCGCTCGGAGCGCGGCGAGATGGTGCCGCTCTCGACCCTCGTCCGGCTCGAGCGCATCACCGGGCCGCGCGACATCCCACACTACAACGTGTTCCGGGCGGCCAAGATCCAGGGCGAGCCGGCACCCGGCTACAGCTCGGGCCAGGCCCTCGACCGCATGGAGGCGATCGCGCACGAGCTGATGCCGCCGACGATGTCCTTCGAGTGGACGGGTACCGCCTTCCAGGAGCGCCAGGCGGGCCGCGAGGCGCAGATCATCCTCGCGCTCTCGCTGCTGGTCGTGTTCCTGTTCCTGGCCGCGCAGTACGAGAGCTGGACCCTGCCGCTCGTGATCATGCTGGTGGTGCCGCTGGCGTTCCTGGGGGCGCTCGGTGCCCAGGCGCTGCGCGGGCTCGCGAACGACCTCTACTGCCAGATCGGCCTCGTGACCCTGATCGGGCTCGCCAGCAAGAACTCGATCCTGATCGTCGAGTTCGCCAAGCGCCGCCGCGAGGAGGGCCTGAGCCTGGTGGACGCCGCGCGCGAGGCCGCCGAGACGCGCTTCCGGCCGGTCGTGATGACGGCCTTCGCGTTCATCCTCGGCGTCGTTCCGCTGGTGGTCGCGGGCGGCGCCGGCTCGGCCGCGCGCCGCTCGCTCGGCACGGCGGTCTTCGGCGGCATGCTGGTGGCGACCCTGCTGAGCCTCGTGCTGGTGCCGGCGCTCTACGTGCTCGTGCAGGGCGCGGCCGAGTGGCTGCGGCGACGGCCGGGCCGCGAGGACCCTGCGGAGCACCGGGCATGA
- a CDS encoding glycosyltransferase family 2 protein, whose product MSAPGAPRLSLVFPVFDEERNLGPLLASALALAPRLATPFEVIVVDDGSRDRSAAVVEAWRRRDPRVRLLRHPANAGYGAALRSGLRAARGEWVFFTDADLQFDLAELGRLLAHTSRADLVIGYRAPRQDPWHRRAIARAWGLLVRALFGLRVRDIDCAFKVLHRPVLDALPFASLGAFVSTELLVRATRAGFRIVEVPVSHHPRRAGRAKGATPRVILRALLELAALHGELRRPAAGPGGRGLGHAASGPADALRYSSQTAAQPRGALTGLQRATVSPGNETS is encoded by the coding sequence GTGAGCGCGCCCGGAGCACCGCGCCTGTCGCTCGTGTTCCCCGTCTTCGACGAGGAGCGCAACCTGGGCCCGCTGCTCGCGAGCGCGCTCGCGCTGGCGCCGCGCCTCGCCACGCCCTTCGAGGTGATCGTGGTCGACGACGGCTCGCGCGACCGCTCGGCGGCCGTCGTCGAGGCGTGGCGCCGCCGGGATCCGCGCGTCCGCCTGCTCCGCCACCCGGCCAACGCCGGCTACGGCGCCGCCCTGCGCTCGGGCCTGCGGGCGGCGCGCGGCGAGTGGGTGTTCTTCACCGACGCGGACCTCCAGTTCGACCTCGCCGAGCTCGGCCGCCTGCTCGCGCACACGAGCCGCGCCGATCTCGTGATCGGCTACCGCGCCCCCCGCCAGGACCCCTGGCACCGCCGCGCGATCGCACGCGCCTGGGGCCTGCTCGTGCGCGCGCTCTTCGGCCTGCGCGTTCGCGACATCGACTGCGCCTTCAAGGTCCTCCACCGCCCGGTGCTGGACGCCCTCCCGTTCGCGTCGCTCGGCGCGTTCGTGAGCACCGAGCTGCTGGTGCGCGCGACGCGCGCGGGCTTCCGGATCGTCGAGGTGCCGGTGTCGCACCACCCGCGCCGCGCCGGACGGGCGAAGGGCGCGACGCCACGCGTGATCCTGCGCGCGCTCCTCGAGCTGGCCGCCCTCCACGGGGAGCTGCGGCGGCCGGCGGCCGGGCCCGGCGGCCGGGGTCTCGGGCACGCCGCAAGCGGCCCGGCGGACGCGCTGCGCTACTCGAGCCAGACCGCCGCGCAGCCGCGCGGCGCGCTCACCGGATTGCAGCGTGCGACCGTTTCGCCCGGGAACGAGACCTCGTAG
- a CDS encoding SDR family NAD(P)-dependent oxidoreductase codes for MAGPIGPRAPRLAGKIAVVMGGGQTPGDTIGNGRATSVLFAREGARVVVVDHRLEAAQETVAQIRGEGGAADAVAADATREPDVAALFARCVAEHGRIDVLHNNVGIGGGDAGPAHVDLDAWDRILAVNLKSVVVPCKHVLPVMRRQRAGAIVNISSIAAVCATPIVAYKASKAGVNAYTQSLAVGNAKFGIRANAIMPGLMNTPMAIEGIAAATGADKQKLIELRDAQVPLGAKMGTAWDVAYAALFLASDEARFVTGVALAVDGGQSARIG; via the coding sequence ATGGCCGGCCCGATCGGTCCGCGGGCGCCGCGGCTCGCCGGCAAGATCGCCGTCGTGATGGGCGGCGGCCAGACGCCCGGCGACACGATCGGCAACGGGCGGGCGACCTCGGTGCTCTTCGCGCGCGAGGGCGCGCGCGTGGTGGTGGTCGACCACCGGCTCGAGGCGGCCCAGGAGACGGTGGCGCAGATCCGCGGCGAGGGCGGCGCGGCCGACGCCGTGGCCGCCGACGCCACGCGCGAGCCGGACGTCGCGGCGCTGTTCGCGCGCTGCGTCGCGGAGCACGGCCGGATCGACGTGCTGCACAACAACGTGGGCATCGGGGGCGGCGACGCCGGGCCGGCACACGTGGACCTCGACGCCTGGGACCGGATCCTCGCCGTCAACCTGAAGAGCGTCGTCGTGCCCTGCAAGCACGTGCTGCCCGTGATGCGCCGGCAGCGGGCCGGGGCGATCGTGAACATCTCGTCGATCGCGGCAGTCTGCGCGACCCCGATCGTCGCCTACAAGGCCTCGAAGGCGGGCGTCAACGCCTACACCCAGTCGCTCGCCGTCGGCAACGCGAAGTTCGGGATCCGCGCGAACGCCATCATGCCAGGGCTCATGAACACGCCGATGGCCATCGAGGGCATCGCCGCCGCCACCGGCGCCGACAAGCAGAAGCTGATCGAGCTGCGCGACGCGCAGGTGCCGCTCGGCGCCAAGATGGGCACCGCCTGGGACGTCGCCTACGCGGCGCTCTTCCTGGCCTCCGACGAGGCGCGCTTCGTCACCGGCGTCGCGCTCGCGGTCGACGGCGGCCAGAGCGCGCGGATCGGCTGA
- a CDS encoding serine hydrolase, with translation MPFPTDAWPIATPGAEVDAARLDAAAGRAFAAGAAASHGETLALLAVHQGRLVLERYAPGKGAGDTFPSWSMAKSMLHAAVGVLVAEGRLALDAPAPVAAWRGPGDPRGAITLEHLLRMVDGLDFVELYEATGRSDVVEMLFREGRDDIARFAAARALAHPPGTYWNYSSGTSNLVAAIAGAAVGGGRAGMEAFLRRALFDPIGMRSAEPRFDAAGTFIGSSYVFATARDFARFGLLYLRDGLWEGRRVLPAGWVDHARRETPASIGRYGAHWWLAQDGTGIFTANGFQGQYVVVDPGRDLVLVRLGVSTPEQRAAVVHDLRAIVDAFPLLRAPL, from the coding sequence GTGCCTTTTCCGACCGACGCGTGGCCGATCGCCACGCCCGGGGCCGAGGTCGACGCCGCCCGTCTCGACGCGGCGGCCGGGCGCGCGTTCGCGGCGGGCGCGGCCGCGTCCCACGGCGAGACGCTCGCGCTGCTCGCGGTCCACCAGGGGCGCCTCGTGCTCGAACGCTACGCGCCGGGCAAGGGCGCCGGTGACACCTTTCCCTCCTGGTCGATGGCGAAGAGCATGCTGCACGCGGCCGTCGGCGTGCTGGTCGCCGAGGGCCGGCTCGCGCTCGACGCGCCGGCGCCCGTCGCGGCCTGGCGCGGCCCGGGCGATCCGCGCGGTGCGATCACGCTCGAGCACCTGCTGCGCATGGTGGACGGGCTCGACTTCGTCGAGCTCTACGAGGCGACGGGCCGCTCCGACGTGGTCGAGATGCTGTTCCGCGAGGGCAGGGACGACATCGCCCGCTTTGCCGCGGCGCGCGCGCTCGCGCACCCGCCCGGCACCTACTGGAACTACTCGAGCGGGACCAGCAACCTGGTGGCCGCGATCGCGGGCGCGGCCGTCGGCGGCGGGCGCGCGGGGATGGAGGCGTTCCTGCGCCGCGCGCTCTTCGACCCGATCGGGATGCGCAGCGCCGAGCCGCGCTTCGACGCGGCCGGCACCTTCATCGGCTCCTCGTACGTGTTCGCGACGGCGCGGGATTTCGCGCGCTTCGGGCTGCTCTACCTGCGCGACGGGCTCTGGGAGGGCCGGCGCGTGCTGCCGGCAGGCTGGGTCGACCACGCGCGCCGCGAGACGCCAGCCAGCATCGGCCGCTACGGCGCGCACTGGTGGCTCGCCCAGGACGGGACCGGGATCTTCACGGCCAACGGCTTCCAGGGCCAGTACGTCGTCGTGGACCCCGGGCGCGACCTCGTGCTCGTGCGCCTCGGGGTCTCGACGCCCGAGCAGCGCGCGGCCGTGGTCCACGATCTGCGCGCGATCGTGGACGCCTTTCCCCTGCTGCGCGCTCCGCTGTAG